The following are encoded in a window of Cervus canadensis isolate Bull #8, Minnesota chromosome 11, ASM1932006v1, whole genome shotgun sequence genomic DNA:
- the PSMC3 gene encoding 26S proteasome regulatory subunit 6A: MVNLLPKLESPVTRQEKMATVWDEAEQDGIGEEVLKMSTEEIIQRTRLLDSEIKIMKSEVLRVTHELQAMKDKIKENSEKIKVNKTLPYLVSNVIELLDVDPNDQEEDGANIDLDSQRKGKCAVIKTSTRQTYFLPVIGLVDAEKLKPGDLVGVNKDSYLILETLPTEYDSRVKAMEVDERPTEQYSDIGGLDKQIQELVEAIVLPMNHKEKFENLGIQPPKGVLMYGPPGTGKTLLARACAAQTKATFLKLAGPQLVQMFIGDGAKLVRDAFALAKEKAPSIIFIDELDAIGTKRFDSEKAGDREVQRTMLELLNQLDGFQPNTQVKVIAATNRVDILDPALLRSGRLDRKIEFPMPNEEARARIMQIHSRKMNVSPDVNYEELARCTDDFNGAQCKAVCVEAGMIALRRGATELTHEDYMEGILEVQAKKKANLQYYA; encoded by the exons ATGGTGAATCTGCTGCCGAAACTTGAGAGTCCAGTGACTCGGCAGGAGAAGATGGCGACCGTGTGGGACGAAGCTGAG caagATGGAATCGGGGAGGAGGTTCTCAAGATGTCCACAGAAGAGATCATCCAGCGCACACGGCTGCTGGATAGTGAGATCAAG ATCATGAAGAGCGAAGTGTTGCGAGTCACCCACGAACTCCAGGCCATGAAGGACAAGATCAAAGAGAACAGCGAGAAAATCAAAGTGAACAAGACCCTGCCGTACCTCGTCTCCAACGTCAtcgag cttCTAGATGTTGATCCCAACGACCAAGAGGAAGACGGTGCGAACATCGATTTAGACTCCCAGAGGAAGGGCAAGTGTGCAGTGATCAAAACCTCTACACGGCAG ACCTACTTCCTGCCTGTGATTGGCTTGGTGGATGCCGAAAAGCTGAAGCCGGGAGACTTGGTG GGTGTGAACAAAGACTCCTATTTGATCCTGGAGACCCTGCCCACAGAGTACGACTCGCGGGTGAAGGCCATGGAGGTGGACGAGAGGCCTACGGAGCAGTACAGTGACATTGGGGGCCTGGATAAGCAGATTCAGGAG CTAGTGGAGGCCATCGTCCTGCCAATGAACCACAAGGAGAAGTTTGAGAACTTAGGGATCCAGCCCCCAAAGGGGGTGCTGATGTACGGGCCCCCAGGCACGGGGAAGACCCTGCTGGCCCGGGCCTGTGCTGCGCAGACCAAG gccacctTCCTGAAGCTGGCCGGCCCCCAGCTGGTGCAGATGTTCATTGGGGACGGTGCCAAGCTAGTCCGGGACGCCTTTGCGCTGGCCAAGGAGAAAGCGCCGTCCATCATCTTCATTGATGAGCTGGACGCCATCGGCACCAAGCG CTTCGACAGTGAGAAGGCCGGGGACCGGGAGGTGCAGAGGACGATGCTGGAGCTGCTGAACCAGCTGGACGGCTTCCAGCCCAACACCCAAGTGAAG GTCATCGCAGCCACCAACAGGGTGGACATCCTGGATCCCGCCCTGCTCCGCTCCGGCCGGCTGGACCGCAAGATCGAGTTCCCCATGCCCAACGAGGAGGCCCGGGCCAGAATCATGCAGATCCACTCCCGGAAGATGAACGTCAG TCCTGACGTGAACTATGAGGAGCTGGCCCGCTGTACGGATGACTTCAACGGGGCCCAGTGCAAGGCGGTGTGTGTGGAGGCG GGCATGATCGCGCTGCGCAGAGGTGCCACGGAGCTCACACATGAGGACTACATGGAGGGCATCCTGGAGGTCCAGGCCAAGAAGAAGGCCAATCTGCAATACTACGCCTAG